One stretch of Mangifera indica cultivar Alphonso chromosome 9, CATAS_Mindica_2.1, whole genome shotgun sequence DNA includes these proteins:
- the LOC123225362 gene encoding putative elongation factor TypA-like SVR3, chloroplastic produces the protein METAISFHNSSFSILNPRRTHSSPLLTKHRLGLGFNLSPFPITYLKFRSATTTTHCIRPIRCSISEATEAATEKKSQLMRRNDLRNIAIIAHVDHGKTTLVDAMLKQSKVFRDNQFVQERIMDSNDLERERGITILSKNTSITYKDTKINIIDTPGHSDFGGEVERILNMVEGVLLVVDSVEGPMPQTRFVLKKALEFGHAVVVVVNKIDRPSARVDYVINSTFELFIELNATDEQCDFQAIYASGIQGKAGLSPDNLAEDLGPLFESIIRCIPGPRIEKDGALQMLATNIEYDEHKGRIAIGRLHAGVLQKGMEVRVCTSEESCRFSRVSELFVYEKFSRVPAATVEAGDICAVCGIDDIQIGETIADKVSGKPLPTIKVEEPTVKMAFSINTSPFVGREGKYVTSRKLRDRLYRELERNLAMRVEDGETADTFIVSGRGTLHITILIENMRREGYEFMVGPPKVINKKVDDKLMEPYEIATVEVPEEHMGSVVELLGKRRGQMFDMEGVGSEGTTLFKYKIPTRGLLGLRNAILTASRGTAILNTLFDSYGPWAGEISTRDLGSLVAFEDGTSTSYALSSSQERGQMFIGPGVEVYKGQIVGIHQRPGDLSLNVCKKKAATNIRSNKEQTVVLDAPLSYSLDDCIEYIQEDELVEVTPSSIRMCKNPKFSKKGR, from the exons ATGGAGACGGCAATTAGCTTTCACAACTCTTCCTTCTCTATTCTTAACCCTCGGAGGACTCATTCCTCTCCTTTGTTAACTAAACATCGTCTCGGACTCGGTTTCAACTTATCTCCTTTCCCAATCACCTATCTCAAATTTCGTTCTGCAACTACGACTACTCACTGTATTAGACCAATCAGATGCTCCATTTCTGAAGCTACCGAAGCCGCCACTG AGAAGAAGAGCCAGTTGATGAGAAGAAATGATTTACGGAACATAGCAATTATAGCTCATGTTGATCATGGAAAGACAACTTTGGTTGATGCAATGTTGAAACAATCTAAG GTTTTTCGGGATAACCAATTTGTACAGGAAAGGATTATGGACTCAAATGATCTTGAGCGTGAAAGGGGCATTACAATTCTAAGCAAAAATACATCTATTACTTACAAGGacacaaaaatcaatataatagaTACACCAGGCCACTCAGACTTTGGTGGTGAAGTGGAACGCATTCTCAATATGGTGGAAGGAGTTCTTCTAGTG GTGGATTCTGTTGAGGGTCCAATGCCACAGACAAGATTTGTTTTAAAGAAGGCTCTGGAGTTTGGTCATGCTGTTGTAGTGGTTGTCAACAAGATAGATAGACCTTCTGCTCGTGTTGATTATGTTATCAATTCCACTTTTGAACTATTTATTGAACTAAATGCAACGGATGAACAG TGTGATTTTCAAGCAATATATGCAAGTGGAATCCAAGGGAAGGCAGGACTTTCTCCTGACAATTTGGCAGAAGATCTTGGGCCACTTTTTGAGTCTATAATCAGATGCATACCTGGCCCACGTATTGAGAAAGATGGAGCACTACAGATGCTG GCTACAAATATTGAATATGATGAACATAAAGGACGGATAGCTATTGGACGGTTACATGCTGGAGTTCTGCAGAAAGGAATGGAAGTGAGG GTATGCACATCAGAAGAATCATGTAGATTTTCAAGAGTTAGTGAACTTTTTGTCTACGAAAAATTCAGCAGAGTTCCTGCTGCAACTGTGGAAGCTGGCGATATATGTGCTGTTTGTGGAATTGATGATATTCAG ATTGGGGAGACAATTGCTGATAAAGTATCTGGAAAACCGCTACCTACAATTAAAGTGGAAGAACCAACTGTCAAAATGGCTTTCTCTATAAATACTTCACCATTTGTTGGTCGTGAG GGAAAGTATGTCACTAGTAGGAAATTACGAGATCGGCTTTACCGTGAGCTTGAGCGCAATTTGGCTATGAGGGTCGAAGATGGTGAAACTGCTGATACATTTATTGTTAGTGGGCGCGGTACTTTGCATATAACTATACTCATAGAAAATAT GCGAAGAGAAGGATATGAATTCATGGTGGGACCACCAAAAGTCATTAACAAAAAGGTGGATGACAAATTGATGGAACCATATGAG ATTGCCACTGTGGAGGTACCAGAAGAACACATGGGTTCAGTAGTTGAACTTCTTGGCAAAAGACGTGGGCAGATGTTTGATATGGAGGGAGTTGG GTCGGAGGGAACAACTCTCTTTAAATATAAGATTCCAACCCGTGGCCTTCTTGGACTGCGAAATGCAATATTGACAGCATCCCGTGGCACAGCAATTCTCAATACACTGTTTGATAGCTATGGACCTTGGGCTGGTGAAATTAGTACAAGGGATCTAGGTTCATTG GTTGCCTTTGAGGATGGAACGAGTACTTCCTATGCTCTCTCTAGCTCACAGGAAAGGGGGCAGATGTTTATTGGTCCTGGAGTAGAAGTTTACAAGGGTCAAATAGTAGGCATCCATCAGCGGCCTGGTGACTTATCCCTTAATGTATGTAAGAAAAAAGCAGCCACAAATATACGCTCCAACAAAGAACAGACAG TGGTTCTTGATGCACCATTGAGTTATAGTTTGGATGACTGCATTGAGTACATTCAAGAAGATGAACTTGTGGAGGTCACCCCCTCAAGCATCAGAATGtgcaaaaatccaaaattttcaaaaaagggGAGGTAA